The genome window aaccagctgaacatgagccagcagtgtgcccaggtggccaagaaggccaatggcctgtatcagaaatagtgaggccagcaggaccagggcagtgactgtcccctgtacttggcactggtgaggttataccttgaatcctgtgtctGCTTTGGAATATACCTGCAAACCACATCTTTGAGTGGTTGTGTTTCTTGTTAATGAGCCCCAAAGAATGACTTCGGATGCAAACTTGTTATCTGACACATTAATGACACTGTTTTCTTTGGCAAGGTTCGGGCATTTAGCTCTGCTGTGAATAGAGTCAAACAATGGACAGCAGGGAGGTCATAGAAAGGCCAAGTGGGATAATGGAGCATAACCGAGGGACTGTTGCATAAATAACAGAGTGCCTTATTATAAATACTCAAATTCTCAGCTCCTTCTTTCAGAAAGGGACCTTTGCAGGGCCTCaaatagaaaatgaaagggGGTGCACTTTCAGCTGCACTTGGTAATCTGTGGGCAGTAATTAATCAAATCGGGATCTGGCAGTGCTTGTTCTTACATAAGTTCTTTGAAATAATGACCCCTTATTTTTGCTGAGGTAGTGTTTCAAAGCCCCTTATGTACCCCCTTGTGCAAGGTATTGAGTGAGCACATGCTGAGGAAGCCAGAAGTAATTACCTGGGTTTAAAGGAGAGTAAGGCAAATTTCCTGGAGGATGGGGCCATCAGTGCTGCTTACACCTGAAGGGCTGGTTGGGGATACCGGGAAAAGTATCTGTTTCTCAGCTATCTTGCATCAGTGAGTGATGCACAGCCCCTTGGATGTTGGGCTAGTAGCTCTCTGAACTTgtcaaaacattattttttcgTCTTTGTGgccttaatttttttaaaatatgctgcCTTGCTTTTTTTCTAGATGAGGAAGCCCTCTTAAGAACTGCTTGTGCTGACTCATTCTTTTCAGTATTAATTTGCTGGTTAAAAATAACTTGGGCTTTTGTCTATTCAAGTGGTGTGGAGTAAGATGGTTTTTGGCAGTGCTGTGATTAGCTGCAGTGCCAATTTTTACAGAATCCTTGCAATATGATCTGGACTCTCAGGAGCAAGAGCCCAGGAGCCGTGTTGACTTGTACATTGTGACTTCATTCATTTGCCTGGGATTAAGTGGGAAAGGAAGAATACCCTGGGTGGCTGACTTTCTGAAGCTTAAGCCCAAAAGCTTGAGCATTCTTGCAGATAGAGTAAAGGCAtaaggagaaggagaaatttTTGCTGTAAGTCCTCGCTGCCTGAGTGCATGAGCAAATAGAGCATACATTTTGGTGACACGTGTCACTGAtaaagaatattaaataaaGAGTGAAGGTAAGTTTGTTATCCCTGTTCCAATtaatttcctttgatttttttttttttaaatatcttgaGCAGCttccaactaaaaaaaaaataatcaaaggtTCTCTGAGAGACTAATGTTGTTCTTCTAGTCATTTGATATTAGAATGTGCCTGGCAATTGTTGAGTGTTTTATGCCTTCAGTTCTCATTGTGATTACAGAACATTAATCTTGATGCATTCCCAGTCATCAGTACACAAGTGGTGCAGTTGCATTTCTCTTCTCCTGGATGTCCCCATGTGCATTCTATCTCTGCCTGACTTCCCCTTCTGTTGTTGATTTTCTCCTGTTCTCTGCATAGGGATGCATCACTGCCTGTTTTCTGTACCTGcttcctcctaaacttttgCTCGTGATGAAGCAGAGCAGAACTGATGGCACTGACTGGTTATTGATTCAGAGATGAGATCCACCAAGCAAAACTGATAAATCTAATAATCTCTTCTGGAGCTGTGATTAGCACTTGGACCTTGAGAGAAACTCATGCATGCTAATCACACGTGCACAGTAATTACCAGCCAAGGTACTTGACCTTCCACATCTGCTCTTGTTTGTTCAAAAACTATATTTATTTtagggtatttttttcttctcttttaatcAATACTGATTTATTTGTAAGGGTTTCTCCTGGGATATACTAGGTGATCTGGGGAAATGGGACTTACCTTTTCCTAAGGATATGTCTTGAATATGGAGTATTGCCCATGACCTGACCGCAGAACTGGATGGTTTGCGAGGTGCAATCGCAGTGAGATGGAGCATAACACATCTAATACATGCCTTTGGATAGCTAGCAGCTACTATTTTTGGCAAAAAACTCCgctgaacaaaaaataaaaaagaagcaaaaacctATGAAACCCTGAAAAATATGAGAAAGGTTAGTGtctttggggtttatttttttgtgctcTATATGTTGGCATTTTCTGATTTGGATTCATTCAGCCTACATCTTACAAAAATGAAGCCTGTTCTGTGTGGCAGTGTGATGCTATCCTTAAAGGTGGTCCTCTGTGGAGTAGGTTCTCTAGTTCCCTCCTTCTGCCTCAAAGCCTCAAACTCATTACCAGTTTGTCATTGGTATGAAATCATTAATAAGTTCTTGGCtcccatagtctgtgctaaTTGTGCTTTCTGCAACAAATTCTGTTCTCAAGGGGAAAAATATAAGAGAAAGGTGACAGAAGGGTGAACAGCAAGAACCTCAAATATGccacctctttttttctccctttgcccTTATTACAATGTGTGAGACAAGCTGGTTATTTTTAGTTATTCTCAACAGTCAGTGCCAGTCAGCATCCAGGAGGTGGGCAGCAAGTCAGGAAGAGGTCAGACAGTGTTGTCACCCTTTCATTGTGATGGTCAAATCCACTTTTAAGCTTCAGGATTGAGAGAAATGCACTTTTGCTGGCAAATGTTTTAGATGTGTACGTGCAGATGCTCATACATAATCAGAGCTTTTCTGCCTCTGTGAggttattgtttaaaaaaacccatcaaatAGGTAGGACTAGATATGAATGCAatttttgtcttcagtgctCATTCATTCTGCCTATATAGCCTTTCTTCTCCTGAAGCACGGTGTGGTGGCTCTTTCAGTTAAATGTGCCTTGAAGGCATCATCATAGATATGTGATTTTTCACTTGAGTGGAACGGTCAGGATGTCTGCTCTGATACTGGCTGTGAACTGTAGGTGAGGAATGGCTGTGGCATTACAGTGTCAGCTGCAGAGTGAGGTGAGTTAAAAATGGGCCATTTCCCATCAGTCCTGCATACATAGTCACGAAAATTCAATACTGTGAGTTTTGGCTACTGATACAGGGTATTTTGCGTTTGCTGCTCGTGTTTCCCCACATCTCATTTTCCTAAGGGAAATGGCAACACAACAGCAACCAGAAAATACTGGATTCTGGTTCTTTGCTTAGTAACTAGATGTGATTAAAATGGCAAGGGCAAAACTCCGGTCAGTGTTGAAAAAGGAAAGTGTTTCTCTTGAGTGGTGGTTCATGTGCAGTGACTGTCTGATGAGGCACACAAGAGGGCTCAAGGCACAtaagagaagcagagaagaaaaagtaaaaaaatctaaagaatAAATAGGGGCAGGGGTCTGTTGTCAAATAATTAGCAACATATTTAAGGGAAAAATTCAATATTTTGGCCAAATCAAGTCAGCAACAAGGTTTCCTAAACTCACTCTGCCTTGTCTTGCTCCAAAAATCTGAGAGGAAAGGGATGGCCTTGTTTTGTTGTGCAAGACATAAATGCAATGTGGAAGAATGACTGAATCCACAGACCCCTTTGCCAGATGCTGGAAAAGAAGTTGGAATTCACAAAGACATCTAAAAATGTTTGGAAGCAGAAGCATAAAAGATATCCAAAGAAACCTATGGATAGGTTTCCTGATGATATATTCAGAAAAGTTCATAGACATTTTGTAGAGCTGGAGCTCACCTTATTTTGGCAGCAATTCTCCTAAACATTTCACTGCACAGTAAGTTGTTAAGCCAGTAGGACATAGCTATAGGTATAGATACATGTGATTATTGTGCTTTTGGTGTTAATTTTATTGAAGATCTTTGAGTCATCatcaaaatacttttgttttggAGGCAGGACATACAGCTGTTTTTCATGCAACTTGGGTTGCCAATGCTCTATAAATGTCAGTGGCGATTTGAAGTCACTCCCTTGAcagctttcatatttttttgcCGTGTTTTATGCTTTTGTCCAttgcaaatgcttttaaaaagccaATTATGAGTTGTCAATTACCACTTTTCTCGTCCTCTAGAAGTTATGACTTACCTAACCTCACTACATGGTTTCTTTTCACCAAATTCGTTGTGAGATGGAGTTTTATGCCAGAGTCATAACTGCcataaatttgttttaaaataagtcATTTCATAGGCTATAAGTGAAATTGAACTTTAAATTTctaatagaatttaaaaatacctcTATATTGTTAGTCCACTTGAAACTATATTAACATCTTCAGGGGAAAGCAGTAATGGCAGTGGGTGTTCTGAAGTTTAAAAAGTTTCAGAGcattgggaagaaaaaagaaaactaggtAGATCTGTAAACTTAAAATAAGAAACATACAGCCTTGCTGGTGTTTCTGTTTAAGAAAACCTCCTCCTTTTAGCATGTTATCAATAGtaataaactcttttttttttttttttatggtcaTCTCTAACACAGGGCAGCTGCACCACCTGCCTCCTGCTGAGTGCAGGCTGTGGATTGCCTGGGTGAGCTGAGGACCAGTTTTCAGGAATTCAATGAATACTAATACCTAGCTTCCCACTGCAGCAATCAGAAAGGCAAGGCAAATCAGCCACCAGCTCAGCTTCAGCAACATTTATGTAAATTAATCATTCTTTTACCATTTACTTTGGGGAATCATATTTCCTTTTCAGATCCAATAAATGCATGTTACAAACTGAAACTCTGAAGTTCCTCTACCACAGTCTACATTTTTGTTCTTAGCTGCACTCATAGATAATGATGTTTTACACAGTCAGAATAACCAGTGCTACAGCCTCTGTAACTCGGTGCCCTGGGGTAGAAAGAGCCATGATCATCTATTTAAAGGCAGAATAGTTAGCAAAAAATGTAGGGTTTTGACTACAACTAGAAAGCTCTCTGCTTCCAAAAGTCTCAAATATGTTGGAGATTGTTTTCATCCCTGTtgtcatttatttaaaaatcacgGCAATAACTCAGAGTGAACTGGAGAGATAATCTTTCATTCCATCaagaagcaaatgcaaagaCTGGATAACCATCCTGTTTTACATATCATATTGCACTGACCCGTTCCTCAGGGGTTGTAAGCAAGCCCAaaacattaaaaccaaaataggCTGGTTTCGTCTTTATTACATGCCTCTGCTTAAAGAAATGTAGCCatgactgtttcttttttgtccAACACTGCAACAAAATTCTGATATATGCTACACCATCCTGCAATGCTGgtcttatttctgaaagctAAAACCACAGTCAGGTTTTTTTACATGTATTTAAGTGTTATTGtttaacaggattttttttaatactgtgttTTATAAGGAAACTCTGTCTCTTAGTTGTGCCTTGTAATAGTGGAGACAGCTTGAAGCATCATTCCCATCCTAGGTCTGGAGggtcaaattatttttaaagctagTGCCACAGCTGAAAAACAGTTCAGGCCCTATAAAGGTGTCATTCAGTGGTGTGGTAAAATGGGTTGTGGAAACAAcagtaaagtaaaataaagacaTGTCACTTCCTCCACTGAAGCACATAActcaggggctgctggggtgCAGAGCCATGTGCCCTCTCCTGTTTTTGCTTTCCATCTCCTGTCTGTAATCCATTAGAAACTTCTATTATTTCAGCATGATGGGGGTCAGCTTCTAAACATGATTTATTGCTGCTTTCTCTCATGAATACAGAGACAGAACCTGTGCTTTTAGCTAGGCTGTTCTCCAgttaaattcagattttttttccttgctctaATTTTTACTTTATAGTGTAGGATTTTATTGCACAGCCTTGATAGCCTATTATTGTTCAACCAAGGGTGGGGAAAAATAATTAGGTTTGAGAGAGATTGTATATGAAGTAGGCATTTTGATTTTGATTGTTTTGGGAAGCACTTTCATGTTCTTCAGAagatagatttaaaaaaaaataaattagtattGTCCTAAAGTTTTCTATTTGCTTTTAGGAAATAAGAATAAGCACTGAAACACTGATTTGACCCTTCGGCAATATGATTTGACCCTTGTAATATGAagtgtctgtctctctctcaccctCACCTTTCCTCCCGTGCTGCAGCCTCTGATGCCTGTGGTGGTACCCTGTTCACACAGCTGGCCAACTGAACGactgtgatggtttcactctagaccttcctggagaccagcttgtaaccaggaaggaactaggaaagtgatcacggaagtattccatgctatttgctgctgggaaggaggtGGTGTTTGCTGAGGTCCCTGGGTTATTGGCCCTGGAGGGCCGTTGCTGGCTGTAAGGAATGTGGGACTGTTTCCCACCTTGCACCTGGTTTCCTACAGGTGAGTGAGCTGTGGGCTGGAAGAAGGTTCCTGGGACAGAAACGCCACCCAGGAGGGTGTACCCTGTGCTCATGGAGAAAGCCACAGGAGGGGGGACAACATAGGTTGGAGGTGGAAATCCTGGCCGGctaggaaggggagggaaggctCCTGGGTGATGAATGGGGATGAACTGGGAACTGCTGGCCTGACTTGGAATCCTTTTATTGTTGTCCTTCTTCCCATCATTCTTAGTTGCCACTATTCCTTTGCTAAAGTCCTGCCTTTCCCTCGCTGCGTCTTTCGGGGGATAAATGGGCCCTTGCTCCCTGTTCAGCTCCCGGGGCTTGATGTTCTCTTTGAACGTGACCATTGGCTTTTCTCTTGCATCACAGTAGTTGCTCAGGCTTCTGCCAGAGGCCAGAACTGACTTGAGTCCAGGGCTCCCATCGGCACACAGTGACTCTGCCACGGATGTCTCCTGCAAGGCGAGACTCTCTTTGGCTTCACTAGGGTCCTCCAGTAACAGCTCTGGGATTTCTGTCACTAACAACAGCTTCCCTGCCTCATTTTCACACTGAATCAACCTCGGCTGATTATCAGCGATCCATTTGCCTGTGAAGATCAGGCGCTGCTGCCGTATCCGACGTTGCTGCCCTTCTTTATCTCCTGTAATTGCCTGGTGGCCTTTGGAAAAATCCAAGTTCCTGAACGAAGGCCTCAGAGCCAGGAATCCTTGCAACTCAAATTCTTCTGGAAGGGGGGTTGCATTTTTACTGGATAGATCTTCTTCATGAGGCTGGAAGCTGTTTAGAAGAGAGATCAGCCAGGGCCATATGCGTCTTTCATCAACCACTGCCTCCTGGAAAACACTGGGCCTAAGTTTCAGCCAGTCCATGGAAACCTTCACAGCTGGAAGAGGATATGCAGCCCCAGAGTCCTCCTGGTAGTCATTTTGTAAAGGACACTTGCACAGAACTCCAAGAAAGGACATGAAGAGAGCCAGGAACTGtgtccagcagagctgctcatcCTGGCTGTAGCTGTGCTGCTCCGTTTCGTTGCTGAAGTCTCGCAGGTGATGCAGTTGGAACAGGTTGATAACAGTGATGTGGACTAACTGCTGAGAATTGAAGGCCTTCTGGAACAACAACCTCTTGAACTGTTCTTCCAGCTTTTCTCGAAGAGGGCTCAGCTTCTCCAAGCTCTTACTCAGATACACATGGCCATGGAATTTAATAAATGCCTTGATGAAGTCAGACACGCTCCATCGAGTCTTCACCTCATCACAACTTTCCAGTGCTTTAGAAAGTGCTTTTTGTAGGTTAGTGGAGGCAGCTGGGAAAGGAAACTTCACAGCAATGCTTCTGCAGTAGTAGAAAATTGTGGTCAAGTGGTCTCCTTTGGAGGAAGCTAGGATAGCCAACTGATTATAAGGCTGACCATTGGAAGGGACAAGCTGAGCTGCACGTCTATAGTACGACTCTGCCTGGCTGGTCTGATTCCTATAGAGAGCAATATCTCCAAGGTGAACAAGGCAGTGCTGAGATAAGGGCCTCCTCCTCCAATCATCCAtacctccaagagaaggttgggtctggaggggtagGAATAATTCTCCCTCCGAttgagggggatgctttggctccttctttgcgtcttttgtaacactgaatgtgtagtcaggatataaatcatcaagcgaCAATATACCACCGGCCGTTTGtactgttgctttcttttctcttgataCTGCTCTATATTCCCTTGGGCGtgcccctagttcttttggacgtgctccttcccgtgtaaccgtttcttcctctctggcagctgcttcttctcttccaatcgctccttcctcagtcacagccacttcttcctctctcgcagtcgTGCCTTCATCtcttgctgttgctccttcgCCCgttgctgccgctccttcgtCCATTGCTGCCACTCCTTCGTCCACTACGTCTTGTGTGGATTGGATAGGttcttctgttccttcttcttcttctactctttcttctgtgcattctggttgcggagatgggtccgtaagttccttgatctcccttacccacgtcttcttcttAATAGGGGCAATGATGACTTTCCGGTTCTTAGCTTGAGTCCCAGTTCTAGTGGACTTATTAGAAACGGcattgacttcaagttgtgtttggaccccaacttctgtgaacctaatagggacatcacgggtttcaagtggcgtggtttgggtttctgtgtCGACCTTAACCCTTTGAAGGTGGTCTAtggcagctcgataagcattagtcaggccccagcacaaagcggagaattgcatattcggatctttgtaggaaaaacacccttctgccaaacagtgggccatctcaccagaatcaaacatttgttctggtgtgaactcccaattaatggggggtgacacatgtcctactaatctaccgaaatctccccaagctccatgccacccggggactggcctgtctgcagccctttccaaagttccagcgagTCCCTTTGAGGCgtgatctttcctacaagaggAAAAGCAATACAACaccattcttccaagtttaaggagcacttccagtacct of Pseudopipra pipra isolate bDixPip1 chromosome 5, bDixPip1.hap1, whole genome shotgun sequence contains these proteins:
- the LOC135414192 gene encoding LOW QUALITY PROTEIN: nonsense-mediated mRNA decay factor SMG7-like (The sequence of the model RefSeq protein was modified relative to this genomic sequence to represent the inferred CDS: inserted 2 bases in 1 codon), with product MDEGAAATGEGATARDEGTTAREEEVAVTEEGAIGREEAAAREEETVTREGARPKELGARPREYRAVSREKKATVQTAGGILSLDDLYPDYTFSVTKDAKKEPKHPPQSEGELFLPLQTQPSLGGMDDWRRRPLSQHCLVHLGDIALYRNQTSQAESYYRRAAQLVPSNGQPYNQLAILASSKGDHLTTIFYYCRSIAVKFPFPAASTNLQKALSKALESCDEVKTRWSVSDFIKAFIKFHGHVYLSKSLEKLSPLREKLEEQFKRLLFQKAFNSQQLVHITVINLFQLHHLRDFSNETEQHSYSQDEQLCWTQFLALFMSFLGVLCKCPLQNDYQEDSGAAYPLPAVKVSMDWLKLRPSVFQEAVVDERRIWPWLISLLNSFQPHEEDLSSKNATPLPEEFELQGFLALRPSFRNLDFSKGHQAITGDKEGQQRRIRQQRLIFTGKWIADNQPRLIQCENEAGKLLLVTEIPELLLEDPSEAKESLALQETSVAESLCADGSPGLKSVLASGRSLSNYCDAREKPMVTFKENIKPRELNREQGPIYPPKDAARERQDFSKGIVATKNDGKKDNNKRIPSQASSSQFIPIHHPGAFPPLPSRPGFPPPTYVVPPPVAFSMSTGYTLLGGVSVPGTFFQPTAHSPVGNQVQGGKQSHIPYSQQRPXPGPITQGPQQTPPPSQQQIAWNTSVITFLVPSWLQAGLQEGLE